In the genome of Nocardioides marmoribigeumensis, one region contains:
- a CDS encoding sensor histidine kinase, whose translation MPPLPTRLLPAAGAAAGVAAGVLGLVLHLGFADPPHAAGVTDWWPMGVVACLAFGPTGGWLASRRPEHPLGWLFLLLGLLEGVSLVATDYGLRALEHRWALAEAALWVGNWIWVLGLVPIASVVPLLVPDGHLPSRRWRPAFVLGCAAAVAAALGFAVQPYDATTPGLTDAGLTNPAHVAWLAGPVVGALLTTVTLVGVVLAVAGLVLRWRGSSGTERQQLKWVLVGVGAAVILFALGFALGPVVSALAMAPLPLAVVVAALRHGLGDVDVVISRSLVYVTLSGLVLVLYLALVSLLGTALGGLSSESTVVPLLSTAAVALGVLPLRDRLQRGVNRLVHGEEEEPYAVLGRLGDRLAAASTPESIEQEVLPVVTEQVARSLRAQSVVLRLSEGLVASHGFEVDNRTPTLTVPLVHAGEDLGSLAVHRVGGFDARAVRVLDHLASQVAVAARTVQLARESQRSRELAVLAREEERRRLRRDLHDGVGPSLAALALQVETARSLTGHDPEAAGRILDTLGPRLNGVVGEVRAMVNELRPPLLDELGLEAALRELVDRVTTATTRADLVVQSLPELPAAVEVAAYHIAREATANAVRHARASRVELRLGVADGMVQVEVRDDGSGLSPDRRSGVGLGSMRTRARELGGELLVDSSSRGTTVTAFLPGVSS comes from the coding sequence ATGCCTCCCCTGCCGACCCGGTTGCTGCCCGCCGCGGGTGCTGCTGCCGGTGTCGCTGCTGGGGTGCTGGGACTCGTGCTGCACCTCGGGTTCGCCGACCCGCCCCACGCGGCGGGGGTGACCGACTGGTGGCCGATGGGCGTGGTGGCGTGCCTGGCGTTCGGACCCACCGGTGGCTGGTTGGCGAGCCGACGTCCCGAGCACCCGCTGGGGTGGCTCTTCCTGCTGCTGGGGCTGCTCGAGGGGGTCTCGCTGGTCGCCACGGACTACGGCCTGCGCGCGCTCGAGCACCGCTGGGCCCTCGCGGAGGCCGCGCTCTGGGTGGGCAACTGGATCTGGGTGCTGGGGCTGGTCCCGATCGCCTCCGTCGTGCCGCTGCTCGTCCCGGACGGCCACCTGCCGTCGCGACGGTGGCGACCGGCGTTCGTCCTGGGCTGCGCGGCGGCGGTGGCCGCGGCGCTCGGCTTCGCCGTCCAGCCGTACGACGCCACGACGCCGGGCCTGACCGACGCGGGCCTGACCAACCCGGCCCACGTCGCCTGGCTGGCCGGCCCGGTCGTGGGCGCGCTCCTCACCACGGTCACGCTGGTCGGGGTGGTCCTGGCCGTGGCCGGTCTCGTCTTGCGGTGGCGTGGCTCGAGCGGGACCGAGCGCCAGCAGCTCAAGTGGGTGCTGGTCGGGGTCGGGGCCGCCGTCATCCTGTTCGCGCTCGGCTTCGCGCTCGGACCGGTCGTCTCGGCGTTGGCCATGGCGCCGCTCCCGCTGGCCGTCGTGGTGGCAGCGTTGCGCCACGGTCTCGGCGACGTCGACGTGGTGATCAGCCGCTCGTTGGTCTACGTCACCCTGTCGGGGCTCGTGCTCGTCCTCTACCTCGCCCTGGTCTCCCTGCTCGGCACCGCGCTCGGCGGCCTGTCCTCGGAGAGCACGGTCGTCCCCCTCCTCTCGACGGCGGCCGTGGCGCTCGGTGTGCTCCCCCTGCGCGACCGGCTGCAGCGCGGGGTCAACCGCCTCGTGCACGGGGAGGAGGAGGAGCCGTACGCCGTCCTCGGGCGGCTCGGCGACCGCCTGGCCGCGGCCTCGACCCCGGAGTCGATCGAGCAGGAGGTCCTCCCCGTGGTGACCGAGCAGGTGGCCCGCTCCCTGCGCGCGCAGTCGGTCGTGCTGCGGCTGAGCGAGGGCCTCGTCGCGTCGCACGGCTTCGAGGTGGACAACCGGACGCCCACGCTCACGGTGCCCCTGGTCCACGCCGGCGAGGACCTCGGGTCCCTGGCCGTCCACCGGGTCGGCGGGTTCGACGCGCGCGCGGTGCGGGTGCTCGACCACCTCGCCTCGCAGGTCGCGGTCGCCGCCCGCACCGTGCAGCTCGCGCGCGAGTCGCAGCGGTCCCGGGAGCTGGCGGTCCTGGCCCGGGAGGAGGAGCGACGGCGGCTGCGCCGCGACCTGCACGACGGGGTCGGGCCGTCCCTCGCCGCGCTGGCACTGCAGGTCGAGACGGCACGGTCGTTGACCGGTCACGACCCCGAGGCCGCCGGCCGGATCCTCGACACCCTCGGCCCACGCCTCAACGGCGTGGTGGGGGAGGTGCGGGCGATGGTCAACGAGCTGCGTCCGCCGCTGCTCGACGAGCTGGGCCTCGAGGCGGCCCTGCGCGAGCTGGTCGACCGTGTCACCACGGCCACCACCCGTGCGGACCTCGTGGTGCAGTCCCTGCCCGAGCTGCCGGCCGCGGTCGAGGTCGCGGCCTACCACATCGCGCGGGAGGCGACCGCGAACGCCGTACGCCACGCCCGCGCCTCGCGGGTCGAGCTGCGGCTGGGCGTCGCGGACGGCATGGTGCAGGTCGAGGTCCGCGACGACGGCTCGGGCCTGTCGCCCGACAGACGGTCGGGGGTCGGCCTGGGGTCGATGCGGACCAGGGCGCGCGAGCTCGGCGGCGAGCTCCTCGTCGACAGCAGCAGCCGCGGCACCACGGTGACCGCCTTCCTCCCGGGAGTCTCCTCATGA
- a CDS encoding flagellar basal body rod protein FlgC, producing the protein MGAFEMLRIANTSLGMHQTWLDALAHNIANVNTATPTSGNAFQEQLVVAQARTDGGVDVATIAQGGDPQGRLVSDPDNPLADANGMVRMPDMDMGEQMSSLVMAQRGFQASVQVTKTAQDTYASALQIGRA; encoded by the coding sequence ATGGGCGCCTTCGAGATGCTCCGCATCGCCAACACCTCGCTGGGCATGCACCAGACCTGGCTGGACGCGCTGGCCCACAACATCGCCAACGTCAACACCGCGACGCCCACCAGCGGCAACGCCTTCCAGGAGCAGCTGGTCGTGGCCCAGGCCCGCACCGACGGGGGCGTCGACGTCGCCACCATCGCGCAGGGGGGCGACCCGCAGGGCCGCCTGGTCAGCGACCCGGACAACCCGCTCGCGGACGCCAACGGCATGGTGCGCATGCCCGACATGGACATGGGTGAGCAGATGAGCAGCCTGGTCATGGCCCAGCGCGGCTTCCAGGCCAGCGTGCAGGTCACCAAGACCGCCCAGGACACCTACGCCAGCGCGCTGCAGATCGGGCGTGCCTGA
- a CDS encoding response regulator transcription factor, whose amino-acid sequence MTVRVLVVDDHPLYREGLATAISAMPGKTVVGEAGDGDEAIRRVEELSPDVVVMDLHMPGTNGVEATRAVTALDPAPAVLVLTMLENDDSVFAAMRAGARGYLLKGSTGAEIGRALDGVANGEVVFSAGIAERVLAFFAGGPARREAVPFPQLTEREREILDLVARGLTNAAIARKFVLSDKTVRNHVSNVFTKLQVAGRAEAVARARDAGLGGPADEA is encoded by the coding sequence ATGACCGTCCGCGTCCTCGTCGTCGACGACCACCCGCTCTACCGCGAGGGTCTCGCGACCGCGATCTCCGCGATGCCGGGCAAGACCGTGGTCGGCGAGGCCGGTGACGGTGACGAGGCGATCCGCCGCGTGGAGGAGCTGTCGCCGGACGTGGTCGTGATGGACCTGCACATGCCGGGCACCAACGGGGTCGAGGCGACGCGGGCCGTCACCGCGCTCGACCCGGCTCCTGCCGTGCTCGTGCTCACGATGCTGGAGAACGACGACTCGGTGTTCGCGGCGATGCGCGCCGGCGCCCGGGGCTACCTGCTCAAGGGGTCGACGGGGGCGGAGATCGGACGTGCGCTCGACGGCGTCGCCAACGGGGAGGTCGTCTTCTCCGCGGGCATCGCCGAACGGGTCCTGGCGTTCTTCGCCGGCGGCCCGGCACGCCGGGAGGCGGTCCCCTTCCCCCAGCTCACCGAGCGGGAGCGCGAGATCCTCGACCTCGTCGCGCGCGGGCTGACCAACGCCGCGATCGCGCGCAAGTTCGTGCTGAGCGACAAGACCGTGCGCAACCACGTGTCCAACGTGTTCACCAAGCTGCAGGTGGCCGGGCGTGCCGAGGCGGTGGCGCGCGCACGGGACGCGGGTCTGGGCGGTCCGGCGGACGAGGCCTAG
- the fliS gene encoding flagellar export chaperone FliS — translation MYQAQNARNAYVENAVATASPARLLVMLCDRLVLDVQRGLDAQRAGQVQESHNQLIHAQEILVHLRGTLDVEAWDGGPGLASLYDWLHAQLVQANLKKDPAITEGCLSLVTDLADTWRAAALQAAATS, via the coding sequence ATGTACCAGGCCCAGAACGCGCGCAACGCCTACGTCGAGAACGCCGTGGCCACCGCCAGCCCGGCGCGCCTGCTCGTGATGCTCTGCGACCGGCTGGTCCTCGACGTGCAGCGCGGCCTCGACGCCCAGCGCGCCGGCCAGGTGCAGGAGTCGCACAACCAGCTCATCCACGCCCAGGAGATCCTGGTCCACCTGCGCGGCACCCTCGACGTCGAGGCGTGGGACGGCGGCCCCGGGCTCGCCTCGCTCTACGACTGGCTGCACGCCCAGCTCGTGCAGGCCAACCTCAAGAAGGACCCCGCGATCACCGAGGGCTGCCTCTCGCTGGTCACCGACCTCGCCGACACCTGGCGCGCCGCCGCGCTGCAGGCCGCCGCGACCTCCTGA
- the fliD gene encoding flagellar filament capping protein FliD: MTASIGGLASGLDTASIISQLIQLEATQQTQLKARVAARTTAKTAMQGINAKLAALTTAAQDLAKTTSWSPLATSSSYDKVTVTAGTGGVPAQLDLTVGTLAQSHRLTFTSTAALTDVVVSGGTSVTLDKLDGTAPLTITTSDGTLGSLVNAINTAGAGVRASTLRLDDGTYRLTVESTTTGAAGDFTLTNADGSALLGGATVRAGQDASITVGADTIHSSTNTFTDLLPGLSVTLGVGAVAGTVVTIGATSDAAAMSAKVKGFVDQLNAVLSDIDTATKSASGDAKGGPLAGDATLRRVRDALLSTAYSVAGGTLADAGVQLDRYGKVTFDEDTFKAAYVADPAAVTAKFVSGTSPGWMAQLATVGDQASSSYTGSVTQALQGMDSVIRDLNDRIDAWDDRLALRKATLTRQFTALETALSQMQSQSSWLSGQLASLPTSSG, from the coding sequence ATGACGGCGAGCATCGGCGGTCTGGCCAGTGGCCTCGACACCGCCTCGATCATCAGCCAGCTCATCCAGCTGGAGGCCACCCAGCAGACCCAGCTCAAGGCTCGCGTCGCGGCGCGCACCACCGCCAAGACCGCGATGCAGGGCATCAACGCCAAGCTCGCCGCGCTCACGACCGCCGCGCAGGACCTGGCCAAGACCACGAGCTGGTCGCCCCTGGCGACGTCGAGCTCCTACGACAAGGTCACCGTCACCGCGGGGACCGGCGGCGTGCCCGCCCAGCTCGACCTGACGGTGGGCACCCTCGCGCAGAGCCACCGGCTCACCTTCACCTCGACCGCCGCCCTGACCGACGTGGTCGTGTCCGGGGGCACCTCGGTCACCCTCGACAAGCTCGACGGCACCGCGCCGCTCACGATCACCACCAGCGACGGCACCCTCGGCAGCCTGGTCAACGCGATCAACACCGCCGGCGCAGGCGTGCGCGCCAGCACCCTGCGGCTGGACGACGGCACCTACCGCCTGACGGTCGAGTCGACCACCACCGGGGCGGCCGGGGACTTCACGCTCACCAACGCCGACGGCAGCGCCCTGCTCGGCGGTGCCACGGTCCGCGCGGGCCAGGACGCCTCGATCACCGTCGGCGCCGACACCATCCACTCCTCCACCAACACCTTCACCGACCTGCTGCCGGGCCTCTCGGTCACCCTCGGCGTGGGCGCGGTCGCGGGCACCGTGGTGACGATCGGCGCCACCAGCGACGCGGCCGCGATGTCGGCCAAGGTCAAGGGCTTCGTCGACCAGCTCAACGCCGTGCTGAGCGACATCGACACCGCCACCAAGAGCGCCTCGGGTGACGCCAAGGGCGGTCCGCTCGCGGGCGACGCCACCCTGCGCCGCGTGCGCGACGCGCTGCTCTCCACGGCGTACTCCGTGGCCGGCGGCACCCTCGCCGACGCCGGCGTGCAGCTGGACCGCTACGGCAAGGTCACCTTCGACGAGGACACCTTCAAGGCGGCGTACGTCGCGGACCCGGCCGCGGTGACTGCCAAGTTCGTATCCGGCACGAGCCCCGGGTGGATGGCGCAGCTCGCCACGGTGGGCGACCAGGCGAGCAGCTCCTACACCGGCTCGGTGACGCAGGCCCTGCAGGGCATGGACAGCGTCATCCGGGACCTCAACGACCGCATCGACGCGTGGGACGACCGGCTCGCGCTGCGCAAGGCGACGCTCACCCGGCAGTTCACCGCGCTGGAGACCGCGCTCAGCCAGATGCAGAGCCAGTCCAGCTGGCTCTCCGGCCAGCTCGCCAGCCTGCCGACGAGCAGCGGCTGA
- a CDS encoding flagellar basal body rod protein FlgB yields MSIFSADGVGGVLASALDGISARQNVIADNIANVDTPNFRASSIDFETSLREAVARGDGNASLRIETLPTATPVGLNGNNVDLRKETMAAMQSTFQYQLVTRSVTDRLADLRVAAEPF; encoded by the coding sequence TTGTCCATCTTCTCTGCCGACGGCGTCGGTGGTGTGCTCGCGAGTGCCCTCGACGGCATCTCGGCGAGGCAGAACGTCATCGCCGACAACATCGCCAACGTCGACACCCCCAACTTCCGCGCCTCGAGCATCGACTTCGAGACCTCGCTGCGCGAGGCCGTCGCGCGCGGTGACGGCAACGCCTCGCTGAGGATCGAGACCCTGCCGACCGCCACCCCGGTCGGCCTCAACGGCAACAACGTGGACCTCCGCAAGGAGACCATGGCCGCGATGCAGTCGACGTTCCAGTACCAGCTGGTCACGCGCTCGGTCACCGACCGTCTCGCCGACCTGCGCGTCGCGGCGGAGCCCTTCTGA